One stretch of Micromonospora echinospora DNA includes these proteins:
- a CDS encoding Na+/H+ antiporter → MSTHSTLLFVLAAVAVVIAVRWVAARTGLPAAALLPLIGIAYALLPGPNIGLDPDLVLMVVLPPLLYSAALDSSLLDIRRNLRIVVSLSVVLVLLTGLLVGVGFHLFVAGATLAAGIAVGAAVAPPDPVAALAVGRRVNLPPKMVTIIQGEGLLNDATALTMLSVAVAAAVGGEFSFHAAVGQFVLAAAGGIAVGVVVARAKRLVRPLTADPLLSNAISLATPFVAYLLGEALHVSGVLAVVVAGLIVGHQTPQFGSGAARLQTNAVWRLVDFLLEGFVFLLIGQQLPAVMRGLRQYDTSTIVIAVAVSVGVVLLLRPAWLILTQWLPRSLHTRLGGVAEQDDTDTPGGALRAGRAERNARGLTAREVVALSWSGTRGVISLAAIFTLPLTTNSGDPFPDRDLLLFCTFVVVLVTLVGQGLTFAPLVRMLGLRADEADQARVRNEARSAAVEAALARLDTVAAEEPDTRAAVNTTRAQLLTRLARYRGRLDLLQQSGSSELPTSPEYETALRVHRTALEAQREELLRWRDSGRLPDEGLRVLERELDHEELLLPKRAPS, encoded by the coding sequence GTGAGCACCCATTCGACGCTGCTGTTCGTGCTCGCCGCCGTCGCGGTCGTCATCGCCGTGCGGTGGGTGGCGGCGCGCACCGGCCTGCCGGCGGCGGCGCTCCTGCCCCTCATCGGCATCGCGTACGCGCTGCTCCCCGGCCCCAACATCGGCCTCGATCCCGACCTCGTGCTCATGGTCGTGCTGCCACCGTTGCTCTACAGTGCCGCGCTCGACTCGTCGCTGCTGGACATCCGCCGCAACCTGCGGATCGTGGTCAGCCTCTCCGTGGTGCTGGTGCTCCTCACCGGACTGCTCGTCGGCGTCGGGTTCCACCTGTTCGTCGCCGGCGCGACCCTGGCCGCAGGCATCGCGGTCGGCGCCGCCGTCGCCCCGCCCGACCCGGTCGCCGCCCTGGCCGTGGGCCGCCGGGTCAACCTGCCGCCGAAGATGGTCACGATCATCCAGGGCGAAGGGCTGCTGAACGACGCCACCGCGCTGACCATGCTCAGCGTCGCGGTGGCAGCCGCCGTGGGCGGCGAGTTCTCGTTCCACGCCGCGGTCGGGCAGTTCGTGCTGGCGGCAGCCGGCGGCATCGCGGTGGGCGTGGTCGTCGCCCGGGCCAAACGGCTGGTCCGGCCGCTCACCGCGGACCCGCTGCTGTCCAACGCGATCTCGCTCGCGACACCGTTCGTGGCCTACCTCCTCGGCGAGGCGCTGCACGTCTCCGGCGTGCTGGCCGTGGTCGTCGCCGGCCTGATCGTCGGCCACCAGACGCCCCAGTTCGGGTCCGGGGCCGCCCGCCTCCAGACCAACGCGGTGTGGCGGCTCGTCGACTTCCTCCTCGAAGGCTTCGTCTTCCTGCTCATCGGCCAGCAACTCCCCGCCGTCATGCGGGGTCTGCGCCAGTACGACACGTCGACCATCGTCATCGCCGTCGCCGTGTCCGTCGGTGTGGTCCTGCTCCTGCGCCCGGCCTGGCTGATCCTGACCCAGTGGCTCCCCCGGTCGCTGCACACCCGGCTGGGCGGCGTCGCCGAACAGGACGACACCGACACGCCCGGCGGGGCGCTGCGAGCCGGGCGTGCCGAGCGCAACGCCCGCGGGCTGACCGCACGCGAGGTGGTGGCGCTGAGCTGGTCCGGCACCCGGGGCGTGATCAGTCTGGCCGCCATCTTCACGCTGCCCCTCACCACCAACAGCGGAGACCCGTTCCCCGACCGCGACCTGCTGCTGTTCTGCACCTTCGTGGTCGTGCTGGTGACGCTCGTCGGGCAGGGCCTGACGTTCGCGCCGCTCGTGCGGATGCTCGGCCTGCGCGCCGACGAGGCCGACCAGGCCCGGGTACGCAACGAGGCCCGCTCCGCCGCCGTCGAGGCCGCCCTGGCCCGCCTCGACACCGTCGCCGCCGAGGAGCCGGACACGCGGGCGGCAGTCAACACCACCCGCGCCCAGCTACTGACCCGGCTGGCCCGCTACCGAGGGCGGCTCGACCTGCTCCAGCAGAGCGGCTCGTCGGAGCTGCCCACCTCACCCGAGTACGAGACGGCGCTGCGTGTCCACCGGACCGCCCTGGAAGCACAGCGCGAGGAGTTGCTGCGGTGGCGCGACTCCGGCCGGCTGCCGGACGAAGGACTGCGCGTGCTGGAACGCGAACTCGACCACGAGGAGCTGCTGCTGCCGAAGCGGGCGCCGAGCTGA
- a CDS encoding RICIN domain-containing protein — MASAAVAAMVTAFALTVPAAPARAATALTVNGASGGRALDGVGAVSGGGGNSRLLIDYPEPQRSDILDYLFKPGYGAAMQLMKVEIGGDTNSTSGAEPSHEHTRGGVNCNRGYEWWLMEQARARNPAIALVGLAWGAPGWIGNGNFWSTDSINYLVGWLDCAATHGLTINYLGGWNEKGYNTTWYKNLRSTLNSRGYGDVKIVASDDFGWGAADDSLRDPAFANAVQVFGSHYVCGYRSAQTSCPSSANAISTGKQLWASENGSDDYNAGASALARGINRGYLDGKMTGYINWPVIAAITPNIPWATTGVVVAQQPWSGAYSIGRSTWVMAHTTQFTAPGWRYLDSSSGYLGGNRGNGSYVSLKSTNNSDWSTIIETQDAGSAQQLDVTVTGGLSAGTVRVWATNLRSNNSAEHFVRGADITPNGGRFSLTVQPGYVYSITTTSGQGKGTAVSPVQGALDLPYRDNFDSYATGREARYLMDQQGSFEIVGCGGGRTGQCVRQMSEQAPIYWTSGQAEPYALLGDLTWRNYTVSSDVLLEKPGYAQLIGRGNTYNHQGPQNLNGYYFRVTDGGAWSIRSNNTSGNWRTLASGNTAALGTGRWHNVSLKLNGSTLTAAIDGTTVGTVSDSAWVAGQIGYGTGQGVTAQFDNLAITPGDGSSGPTGEVRSASANRCLDVNGASQADGAVVQIWDCNGGPNQQWTVGTNNQLTVYGNKCLDVPGAASGSRARIMTCTGGSNQQWRINADGTIVGVGSGLCLDVNGQGTTNGTAVQIWTCNGGNNQRWVRG; from the coding sequence ATGGCGTCGGCGGCGGTGGCCGCGATGGTGACGGCGTTCGCGCTGACCGTCCCCGCCGCGCCAGCCCGGGCGGCGACCGCCCTCACCGTCAACGGCGCCTCCGGCGGGCGCGCGCTCGACGGGGTCGGCGCGGTCAGCGGCGGCGGCGGAAACAGCAGACTCCTGATCGACTACCCGGAGCCGCAGCGCAGCGACATCCTCGACTACCTGTTCAAGCCGGGTTACGGCGCCGCGATGCAACTGATGAAGGTGGAGATCGGCGGCGACACCAACTCCACCTCCGGCGCCGAGCCCAGCCACGAGCACACCCGGGGCGGCGTGAACTGCAACCGGGGCTACGAGTGGTGGCTAATGGAGCAGGCGCGGGCGCGGAACCCCGCCATCGCCCTGGTCGGTCTGGCCTGGGGAGCGCCCGGCTGGATCGGCAACGGCAACTTCTGGTCCACCGACTCGATCAACTACCTCGTCGGGTGGCTGGACTGCGCGGCGACGCACGGACTGACCATCAACTACCTCGGCGGGTGGAACGAGAAGGGCTACAACACCACCTGGTACAAGAACCTGCGCTCCACACTCAACTCCCGCGGCTACGGCGATGTGAAGATCGTCGCCTCGGACGACTTCGGGTGGGGCGCCGCCGACGACTCGCTGCGGGACCCGGCGTTCGCCAACGCGGTGCAGGTCTTCGGCAGCCACTACGTCTGCGGCTACCGCAGCGCCCAGACCAGCTGCCCCAGCTCCGCCAATGCGATCTCCACCGGCAAGCAGCTGTGGGCCAGTGAGAACGGCTCCGACGACTACAACGCCGGCGCGTCGGCCCTCGCCCGGGGCATCAACCGCGGCTACCTCGACGGCAAGATGACCGGGTACATCAACTGGCCGGTGATCGCCGCCATCACCCCCAACATTCCCTGGGCGACCACCGGCGTGGTGGTGGCGCAGCAGCCGTGGTCCGGCGCCTACTCGATCGGCAGGAGCACCTGGGTGATGGCGCACACCACCCAGTTCACGGCGCCCGGCTGGCGCTATCTCGACTCGTCCAGCGGCTACCTAGGGGGCAACCGCGGCAACGGCAGCTATGTCTCGCTGAAGTCCACAAACAACAGCGACTGGAGCACCATCATCGAGACGCAGGACGCCGGCTCGGCTCAGCAGCTCGACGTCACCGTCACCGGCGGGCTCTCCGCCGGCACGGTGCGCGTGTGGGCGACGAACCTCAGGTCCAACAACAGCGCCGAGCACTTCGTCCGGGGCGCCGACATCACACCGAACGGCGGACGCTTCTCGCTCACCGTCCAACCCGGCTACGTCTACAGCATCACCACCACGAGTGGGCAGGGGAAAGGCACGGCTGTCAGTCCGGTCCAGGGCGCCCTGGATCTGCCGTACCGCGACAACTTCGACAGCTACGCCACCGGGCGCGAAGCCCGGTACCTGATGGACCAGCAGGGCTCGTTCGAGATCGTCGGCTGCGGTGGCGGCCGGACCGGACAGTGCGTCCGCCAGATGTCCGAGCAGGCGCCGATCTACTGGACGTCCGGCCAGGCCGAACCGTACGCCCTGCTGGGCGATCTGACCTGGCGCAACTACACGGTCTCCTCGGACGTGCTGCTGGAGAAGCCCGGCTACGCCCAGCTCATCGGCCGCGGCAACACCTACAACCACCAGGGCCCGCAGAACCTCAACGGCTACTACTTCCGGGTCACCGACGGCGGCGCCTGGTCGATCCGGAGCAACAACACCAGCGGCAACTGGCGCACCCTGGCCAGCGGCAACACCGCGGCGCTGGGCACCGGACGCTGGCACAACGTCTCGTTGAAGCTCAATGGCAGCACCCTCACCGCGGCGATCGACGGCACCACCGTCGGCACCGTGTCGGACTCCGCCTGGGTGGCCGGCCAGATCGGGTACGGCACCGGCCAGGGCGTCACCGCCCAGTTCGACAACCTCGCGATCACGCCGGGCGACGGTTCCAGCGGCCCGACCGGAGAGGTGCGCAGCGCGAGCGCCAACCGCTGCCTCGACGTCAACGGCGCCAGCCAGGCCGACGGCGCGGTCGTGCAGATCTGGGACTGCAACGGTGGGCCCAACCAGCAGTGGACGGTCGGCACGAACAACCAGCTCACCGTGTACGGCAACAAGTGCCTCGACGTCCCAGGCGCCGCGTCCGGCAGCCGCGCGCGGATCATGACCTGCACCGGCGGCAGCAACCAACAGTGGCGGATCAACGCCGACGGCACCATCGTCGGGGTCGGCTCGGGTCTCTGCCTGGACGTCAACGGGCAGGGCACCACCAACGGCACCGCGGTGCAGATCTGGACCTGCAACGGCGGCAACAACCAGCGGTGGGTACGCGGCTGA
- a CDS encoding TetR/AcrR family transcriptional regulator, with amino-acid sequence MTEQSAPTTAAGGQGSTARGEQTRQLILDTAMRLFRERGYARTTMRAVAQEAGVAVGNAYYYFGSKEHLVQEFYAGTQREHRAAAAPVLAREREFAARLAGVLHAGVDVLSPYHAFAGAFFKTAAEPTSPLSPFSAESSEPRDMSIALFREALTGSTAKLDDELREELPELLWLGYMGVVLYWVHDRSEGQVKTRQLIDGVVPLVDRLVGLSRLRVLRPVTRQALALIHTLRH; translated from the coding sequence ATGACCGAGCAGAGTGCGCCGACGACAGCTGCGGGTGGGCAGGGGTCGACGGCCCGGGGTGAGCAGACCCGCCAGCTGATCCTGGACACCGCGATGCGGCTGTTCCGCGAGCGCGGGTACGCGCGCACGACGATGCGCGCGGTCGCCCAGGAGGCCGGCGTGGCGGTGGGCAACGCCTACTACTACTTCGGCTCCAAGGAGCACCTGGTCCAGGAGTTCTACGCGGGCACCCAGCGGGAGCACCGGGCGGCCGCCGCGCCGGTGCTCGCCCGGGAGCGGGAGTTCGCCGCGCGACTGGCCGGGGTGCTGCACGCGGGCGTGGACGTGCTGAGCCCGTACCACGCGTTCGCGGGCGCCTTCTTCAAGACGGCGGCCGAGCCGACCTCGCCGCTCAGCCCGTTCTCCGCCGAGTCGTCCGAGCCGCGGGACATGTCGATCGCGCTGTTCCGCGAGGCCCTCACCGGGTCCACCGCCAAGCTCGACGACGAGCTGCGCGAAGAACTGCCCGAGCTGCTCTGGCTCGGCTACATGGGGGTGGTGCTCTACTGGGTGCACGACCGCTCGGAGGGGCAGGTCAAGACCCGCCAGCTCATCGACGGCGTGGTGCCGCTCGTGGACCGGCTGGTGGGGCTGTCCCGGCTGCGCGTGCTGCGACCGGTCACCCGGCAGGCGCTCGCCCTGATCCACACGCTGCGTCACTGA
- a CDS encoding GNAT family N-acetyltransferase: MLDRRVFLHLAAWLGQWPAGPGLHVVRSHRRARPAWDGRLRPAVAVTAGGSTVLSVAADRVEAVRALVRGRPPGEWLPVLPAAVGMPDFTAHTSVFRWCADPAPLPEVGEWVPPTLPGLPPWLRLFDREVLVVRGADGAYRAGVGVKRHDAYGHELAVGTVPTARGRGLARRLVAQAARRVLDEGAIPTYLHDPGNAASARVAEAAGFPDRGFTAFGVFPR, from the coding sequence GTGCTCGACCGGCGGGTCTTCCTTCACCTGGCGGCCTGGTTGGGACAGTGGCCGGCGGGCCCGGGACTGCACGTGGTCCGGTCCCACCGCCGCGCCCGCCCGGCCTGGGACGGCCGCCTGCGCCCAGCCGTCGCGGTGACGGCGGGCGGCAGCACCGTCCTCTCGGTCGCCGCCGACCGGGTGGAGGCGGTCCGGGCGCTGGTCCGGGGCCGGCCGCCCGGCGAGTGGCTGCCCGTCCTCCCGGCGGCCGTCGGCATGCCCGACTTCACCGCGCACACGTCCGTCTTCCGCTGGTGCGCCGACCCGGCGCCGCTGCCCGAGGTGGGGGAGTGGGTGCCGCCCACGCTGCCCGGGCTGCCGCCGTGGTTGCGGCTGTTCGACAGGGAGGTGCTCGTGGTCCGGGGCGCCGACGGCGCGTACCGGGCCGGGGTGGGCGTGAAGCGGCACGACGCGTACGGGCACGAGCTGGCGGTGGGCACGGTGCCGACTGCTCGCGGGCGCGGTCTGGCCCGGCGGCTGGTCGCGCAGGCGGCCCGCCGGGTGCTGGACGAGGGGGCGATCCCCACCTACCTGCACGACCCGGGCAACGCCGCGTCCGCGCGGGTGGCGGAGGCGGCCGGGTTCCCGGATCGGGGCTTCACCGCGTTCGGCGTCTTCCCCCGCTGA
- a CDS encoding Clp protease N-terminal domain-containing protein yields MEETQPHKMTHPVRLDDLIEGIKKSRTGALDQLADAVLVADHLGDVADHLIGHFVDQARRSGASWTEIGRSMGVSKQAAQKRSAAKSETAAALDPNAGFNRFTPRARNVVLASQEEARAAGNAEITPGHVALGLLAEPEGLAAAAIVARGVPLERLREVVTATLPAKADPVPELIPYDARAKKVLELTFREALRMGHNHIGTEHILLALLEEEGGDGVLSGLGLQKDALESAFEATLAGITRKGA; encoded by the coding sequence ATGGAGGAGACCCAGCCGCACAAGATGACCCATCCGGTACGCCTCGACGACCTCATCGAAGGCATCAAGAAGTCGCGCACCGGCGCGCTCGACCAGTTGGCCGACGCGGTCCTCGTCGCCGACCACCTGGGCGACGTCGCCGACCACCTCATCGGGCACTTCGTCGACCAGGCGCGACGCTCCGGCGCCTCGTGGACGGAGATCGGCCGCAGCATGGGCGTGAGCAAGCAGGCCGCCCAGAAGCGTTCCGCAGCCAAGTCGGAGACCGCCGCCGCGCTCGACCCGAACGCCGGATTCAACCGGTTCACCCCGCGCGCCCGCAACGTCGTGCTGGCCTCGCAGGAGGAGGCGCGGGCGGCCGGCAACGCCGAGATCACCCCGGGGCACGTCGCACTCGGGCTGCTCGCCGAGCCGGAAGGGCTGGCCGCCGCCGCGATCGTGGCTCGGGGCGTACCCCTGGAGCGGCTGCGGGAGGTCGTCACCGCGACGCTGCCGGCGAAGGCCGACCCGGTTCCGGAGCTGATCCCCTACGACGCGCGGGCCAAGAAGGTCCTGGAGCTGACGTTCCGGGAGGCGCTGCGGATGGGACACAACCACATCGGTACGGAGCACATCCTGCTCGCCCTGCTGGAGGAGGAGGGCGGTGACGGTGTGCTGAGCGGCCTCGGGCTGCAGAAGGACGCGCTGGAGTCGGCTTTCGAGGCGACGCTGGCCGGGATCACCCGGAAAGGGGCCTGA
- a CDS encoding DUF4132 domain-containing protein: MDTYDPEPALRDIVTTVRGWCERNDQTFNEHSRQSFVDRVVTVCGWAPAGRVPALLAALNDAHGPYDPAPPQVELLSEATRQAESVAAAVADLAGDDADHDRRAAAALTAVGHLPRRPHRHESPWDRARGEAWRRAEELLAAQPAPVRQVVFDAMTVPGEDHNGQGTLIRAVRSGGGLDGAAWLDRLGGQAWLGFGGWSTHLIRFTWESIQAEAAAGRVNPAALATWRRTRIERPLSDISDEAHRMWPIPDVGEQWADRAVADIEAMPEGRRSAWQALLAHCPVEADKAKPTAGWRKQARSLLDAVGADEFTARLDDWLPLVGQARTLPLRMTTCCPGHIADVPQRTIDRYNVGLLWGLIWMRAMCQPSEETLRSLGQIAERAARKIPGHGPASPKLANVAVAALVGTDHPAALAQLARLSSRLTYKSTLRLVEKGLTRHAEALGVSREDVEEMALPGFGLPLADKLGDCSYELEVRGVDALLVWRNADGKVLKAPPAQVRRDHGDEVKELKATVADVAATLVATRDRLEGLLRRDRSWTVEQWRERFLDHPLARTLARRLVWTVDGVACCWAGAALRTVDDTVFEPADDATVRLWHPVLDPDAVGPWREFLTRQAITQPFKQAHREQYLLTDAERATGMYSNRFAAHVVLQHRLNALLSRRGWSYVQHRNDGASYNLPWLALPDWGLRAELGVAGIEDRGDDLVFDTMGTDQLFFIRGERLPVPLAEVPPVVLSEVMRDVDLFVAAAGVGADPDWYDGGPGGRYREYWSQSSFGDLTPTARTRREVLAELIPRLAVAGRCTLTDRFLEVRGDLHTYRIHCGSGNILIAPDERYLCIIPDSAKAKEPEMFLPFEGDSRLGEIISKALLLAADKKIKDPVILRQL; this comes from the coding sequence ATGGACACGTACGACCCGGAGCCGGCACTGCGCGACATCGTCACCACCGTCAGGGGCTGGTGCGAGCGCAACGACCAGACCTTCAACGAGCACTCTCGACAGAGTTTCGTCGACCGGGTGGTGACGGTGTGCGGCTGGGCGCCGGCCGGCAGGGTTCCGGCGCTGCTCGCCGCGCTCAACGACGCGCACGGCCCTTACGATCCCGCTCCGCCGCAGGTCGAGCTGCTGTCGGAGGCCACGCGGCAGGCCGAGTCGGTCGCCGCGGCCGTGGCCGACCTGGCCGGTGACGACGCGGATCACGACCGCCGTGCCGCCGCCGCGCTGACAGCGGTCGGCCATCTGCCGCGGCGGCCGCACCGGCACGAGAGCCCGTGGGACCGGGCCCGGGGCGAGGCGTGGCGCCGGGCGGAGGAACTCCTTGCCGCACAACCGGCGCCGGTACGCCAGGTGGTGTTCGACGCGATGACGGTGCCGGGGGAGGACCACAACGGGCAGGGCACGCTGATCCGTGCCGTGCGCTCCGGCGGCGGACTCGACGGCGCGGCCTGGCTGGACCGGCTGGGCGGCCAGGCCTGGTTGGGCTTCGGTGGCTGGAGTACGCATCTCATTCGGTTCACCTGGGAGTCCATCCAGGCGGAGGCGGCGGCGGGGCGGGTGAACCCGGCGGCGCTGGCGACCTGGCGCCGGACCCGGATCGAACGTCCGCTGAGCGACATCAGCGACGAGGCCCACCGGATGTGGCCGATCCCCGACGTCGGTGAGCAGTGGGCCGACCGCGCCGTCGCGGACATCGAGGCGATGCCGGAGGGCCGCCGGTCCGCGTGGCAGGCGCTGCTGGCCCACTGTCCGGTCGAGGCGGACAAGGCGAAGCCGACGGCGGGCTGGCGCAAGCAGGCCCGGTCGCTGCTCGACGCGGTGGGCGCCGACGAGTTCACCGCCCGGCTCGACGACTGGCTCCCACTCGTGGGGCAGGCGCGCACCCTGCCGCTGCGCATGACCACGTGCTGTCCCGGCCACATCGCTGATGTTCCGCAGCGGACGATCGACCGCTACAACGTCGGGCTGCTGTGGGGGCTGATCTGGATGCGGGCGATGTGCCAGCCGTCCGAGGAGACGCTGCGCAGCCTCGGCCAGATCGCGGAACGGGCCGCCCGCAAGATCCCCGGGCACGGGCCGGCGAGCCCGAAGCTGGCGAACGTCGCGGTCGCGGCGCTCGTCGGCACCGATCACCCCGCCGCCCTCGCCCAACTGGCCCGGCTGTCGTCGCGGCTGACCTACAAGAGCACGCTGCGACTCGTCGAGAAAGGGCTGACGCGGCACGCCGAGGCGCTCGGCGTCAGCCGGGAGGACGTCGAGGAGATGGCCCTGCCCGGCTTCGGGCTGCCGCTGGCGGACAAGCTCGGCGACTGCTCCTACGAGCTGGAGGTGCGCGGCGTCGACGCCCTGCTGGTGTGGCGCAACGCGGACGGCAAGGTGCTCAAGGCCCCACCGGCGCAGGTGCGCAGGGATCACGGCGACGAGGTGAAGGAGCTGAAGGCGACTGTCGCGGACGTCGCCGCCACGCTCGTCGCCACCCGTGACCGCCTGGAAGGGCTGCTGCGGCGTGACCGTTCGTGGACCGTCGAGCAGTGGCGCGAGCGGTTCCTCGACCACCCACTGGCCCGTACGCTGGCCCGCCGCCTCGTCTGGACCGTCGACGGAGTCGCCTGCTGCTGGGCTGGTGCGGCCCTGCGGACAGTGGACGACACCGTGTTCGAGCCGGCCGACGATGCGACGGTCCGGTTGTGGCATCCGGTGCTCGACCCCGATGCGGTGGGGCCGTGGCGGGAATTCCTCACCCGGCAGGCGATCACCCAGCCGTTCAAGCAGGCGCACCGGGAGCAGTACCTGCTCACCGACGCGGAGCGGGCCACGGGCATGTACTCCAACCGGTTCGCCGCGCACGTCGTCCTCCAGCACCGGCTCAACGCGCTGCTGTCCCGGCGCGGCTGGTCGTACGTCCAGCACCGCAATGACGGGGCCTCGTACAACCTGCCCTGGCTGGCCCTCCCGGACTGGGGGCTGCGCGCCGAACTGGGTGTCGCCGGGATCGAGGACCGGGGCGACGACCTCGTGTTCGACACGATGGGGACCGACCAGCTGTTCTTCATCCGGGGAGAGCGCCTGCCGGTTCCGCTGGCGGAGGTTCCGCCGGTCGTGCTGAGCGAGGTGATGCGCGACGTCGACCTGTTCGTGGCCGCTGCCGGGGTGGGCGCCGACCCGGACTGGTACGACGGCGGGCCGGGCGGCCGTTATCGCGAGTACTGGTCGCAGAGCAGCTTCGGCGACCTCACTCCCACCGCCCGGACACGCCGGGAGGTGCTGGCGGAGCTGATCCCCCGGCTGGCCGTCGCCGGCCGCTGCACCCTCACCGACAGGTTCCTTGAGGTACGCGGCGACCTGCACACGTACCGCATCCACTGCGGCTCGGGCAACATCCTGATCGCCCCGGACGAGCGGTACCTGTGCATCATCCCGGACTCGGCGAAGGCGAAGGAGCCGGAGATGTTCCTGCCCTTCGAGGGTGACAGCCGGCTCGGCGAAATCATCAGCAAGGCGTTGCTGCTTGCCGCCGACAAAAAGATCAAGGATCCGGTGATCCTGCGCCAGTTGTGA
- a CDS encoding sigma-70 family RNA polymerase sigma factor, producing MSAVVDAARRGDQAALDELVSHCLPLVYNIVGRALNRSSDVDDVVQNAMVNVVRGLPGVREPQLFRSWLVAVTMNEIRTYMRHRHTTPAPPEDIDNVIDPGSDFEDLTLTQLHLSDQRREVVLATRWLDDDHRHLLSLWWLVEAGHLTRAELVDALRLEPHHVTVRVARMKAQLDTARLVVRALTARPGCAGLRDTASGWNGQPAPLWRKRFARHLRNCPHCPDAASDLVPAERLLAGLALTPPPAALASDVTQKLHAVASVSPAAPAGTYAVAAGARSGLSLSKTLVGVAAAVAVLGGGGLILANYPSGSKQQPASVAASQPATETTAPALTPSPVASPTAALPSPTPSRSAKPSKSPKPTPSPAKSTATSSGLSAAERRLLVLLNERRRALGLTEVKLGAAQHREAESCVRQNLNASGLQHCGHEVLFASSGNSSPEQMIEAWFNSPGHKTALTYASSRFAGPAIVFNGSRQVAAINIDY from the coding sequence ATGTCGGCGGTGGTGGACGCGGCCCGCCGCGGCGACCAGGCGGCGCTCGACGAGCTGGTCTCGCACTGTCTACCGCTTGTCTACAACATCGTGGGCCGGGCGCTGAACCGGTCGTCCGACGTCGACGACGTGGTGCAGAACGCGATGGTGAACGTCGTGCGAGGGCTGCCGGGCGTCCGCGAGCCGCAGCTCTTCCGGTCCTGGCTGGTCGCCGTCACCATGAACGAGATCCGCACCTACATGCGGCACCGGCACACCACACCGGCGCCGCCGGAGGACATCGACAACGTGATCGACCCGGGTTCGGACTTCGAGGATCTGACCCTGACCCAGCTCCACCTCTCCGACCAGCGCCGGGAGGTCGTGCTGGCCACGCGCTGGCTGGACGACGACCACCGCCACCTGCTGTCCCTGTGGTGGCTGGTCGAGGCCGGTCACCTCACCCGCGCCGAACTGGTCGACGCCCTGCGCCTGGAGCCGCACCACGTGACGGTCCGCGTGGCCCGGATGAAGGCGCAACTGGACACCGCCCGGCTGGTGGTACGAGCCCTCACCGCCCGGCCCGGTTGCGCCGGCCTGCGCGACACCGCGTCGGGCTGGAACGGTCAGCCGGCGCCGCTGTGGCGCAAGCGGTTCGCACGGCACCTCCGGAACTGCCCGCACTGCCCGGACGCCGCATCCGACCTGGTCCCCGCCGAGCGGCTGCTCGCCGGCCTGGCGCTCACACCGCCCCCGGCCGCACTCGCCTCGGACGTCACGCAGAAGCTGCACGCCGTCGCCTCCGTGTCGCCCGCCGCCCCGGCTGGTACGTACGCCGTGGCGGCCGGAGCGAGGTCCGGGCTCTCCCTGTCCAAGACCCTGGTCGGCGTCGCTGCGGCCGTCGCCGTGCTCGGCGGGGGTGGTCTGATCCTCGCCAACTACCCGAGCGGATCGAAGCAGCAGCCGGCGAGCGTGGCAGCCTCGCAGCCCGCGACCGAGACCACCGCTCCCGCGCTCACACCCTCCCCTGTCGCCTCCCCGACCGCCGCCCTCCCGAGTCCCACCCCGAGCAGGTCGGCGAAGCCCAGCAAGTCGCCCAAGCCGACCCCGTCGCCGGCCAAGTCCACCGCCACGTCGAGCGGCTTGTCAGCAGCGGAACGGCGGCTGCTGGTGCTGCTCAACGAGCGGCGTCGCGCGCTCGGGCTGACCGAGGTCAAGCTCGGCGCGGCGCAGCACCGGGAGGCGGAGTCCTGCGTACGGCAGAACCTGAACGCGAGCGGTCTGCAGCACTGCGGCCACGAGGTGCTGTTCGCGTCGTCGGGCAACTCCTCGCCGGAGCAGATGATCGAGGCCTGGTTCAACAGTCCGGGCCACAAGACGGCGTTGACGTACGCCAGCTCCCGCTTCGCCGGCCCCGCGATCGTGTTCAACGGCAGCCGGCAGGTCGCCGCCATCAACATCGACTACTGA
- a CDS encoding DNA repair protein, with protein MPHEPNDRFQQDPARSWRAVRDAALFPAQRAYREARDRGLSWAELNAQPAGTAAWRGLSPL; from the coding sequence ATGCCTCACGAACCGAATGACCGATTCCAGCAGGACCCGGCGCGCAGCTGGCGGGCCGTCCGCGACGCCGCACTCTTCCCGGCGCAGCGGGCGTACCGCGAAGCCCGCGACCGGGGACTCTCCTGGGCCGAGCTGAACGCGCAACCAGCAGGCACCGCCGCGTGGCGCGGCCTCTCTCCCCTCTGA